AGAAGGAAGCGAAGGTTCATTTGTAGACTGCAAAGGAGGGggaggaggaggtggtggtggtggtgctaGTGAAACTTTTGATGGAATTACACCATTTGCAATGGGAGGAGAAGGAGGTCCAACAGATTTCCAATGGGTATTTTGTCCAAAAATtggaggtggaggaggaggtggaggtggaTGAAGTTGTAACATTTGATCATAGCTCTGTTGTGGTGCTTGATTAGCTAACTGAAGAGATGTCTCTTTGACTGGACAGTTTGAGCCTATTTCAGGTACAGCGTCTGAAGAAATTGAGTTATCACCATCACAGCTTTTCAGGTCGTTTATCGTGTCCATAAAAGCAATTACTTCAGAGACATGAGAACTAGAAGTAGAGTTTCCTTTTGCATCAatgatttccttgttttcagAGGTAACATATGACAATGTTAGTGGTGAACTATTGTTCCTTGATGGTGGATGTGAGAAATTAATGGAATCTTGAAGAGAACCCTTACTAGAAGGAACCGATCTAGTTGTTACATTGGGTTTTGCATAATTTGCCTGAAAACCATGCGGTTCTTGCATGGGCTTTGAGTTTGAAGGAAGTTGTGTCTTTTCAGAAGAAATAAGTAATTTATCAGATTTTGGTCTGGAAATATCAAGCACCTGCAGCCCTAGTTCTGATTCTAAGTCTTGTTCCGTTTTGTTGTTATCTTCGCCATATTTGTTTTGCTTAACTGCTAATTTATCAAGAGCATTCAGAGTGACTTCCTTTGTCATAAAAGTTACCCCATAATCCACTCCAATATCTTTGACAGCATGAGTATCTAAAACCACCCCCTTGTCAAGCTTGTACCTCGCATCATCAACCTGTTGGTTAATCCCATCATCTAACACGGAATCCAGAAAAGTATGAGGATCTGAATACTCTTTCCAGATCTCTTTATGACTTCCATCATCCACTCCACTGTCATGAACCATTGGAAAATCGTAATCTCCCTTACCTTCCAGTACATCAATTACACTGCTGAAGATCTCTTCAGCTTCATAGAATTCCTCAGCCTCAGGTGAAGCACATTCTGTGTCACTCGCATCGACTGTGTTTAGATTAGGCATAACAGCATCAGCGTCCAAAAAAAGCACCTGATATACAGATACAACTGTGTTCAACTGCTATTGCTTCAGAAAACAACTGACAAGGAAAACAACAACTTACCTCAAATTTGAAGTCCTTGGGGAACTGATCCTTTGCATCCCACTGAATATCAATTTCATCGCGGCTCAGCGTCAATATATTTGACCGTACAAACGCAGTGTGAAACATGACTCTGAACATCACCTCTTCACGAACAAAATCATCACTTAAATGTATGCACTCAAGAACCACATCCCCTTGAACATGACAACGGATGTCAATTTTCACGAGCATACATTCTGCCTGTGGTTAAAACTTCTTAATAGGATATTCTCTCTAATAAACTTCTTAATAGGATATTCTCTCTAATAAACTCACAATCAATTATGAATAGCACGGATATTGTATCTAATTAACTCACTGAATAACGACTTAAAAATCTAAGTCACCTGCAAGTAGTGGCGAACATGATTTTGGCCCATTGAAGTGGAGGAAAGAAGCTTAGAACTTCGGTTGGAAGGTTTTGAAGGGTCTGGACCATAGACACGCACAACCGGTCTGCATCCTTTTCCTCCGTCAAACAGAGGAAGGACCCTGAGAATAATGCAATCTAAATATAAGGGTGTTTCTGACGGAGGCCATCGAGAACCCAAATGCCTCCTGGAAATGTACTGAAGATATCTCAAATGAGAAGGTTGTGGATTTAAAGGGGATAGAAGGTGGAGAAGTTCTTTGGGTGCTTGCTTGTACACCATTTCAAGAGTTTTGTGTTCCCCGTTGTACTGTTTCCTGTACAACAGAAGACCAGCTAGCATAAACGCAAGTACAGGCCAACCACCCCTTTCACAGTGCATTAAAAGCACGTTTTGTTGGCTCTCCAAGGACAACCAGCTCTCACTTGACCGAAGGAAGTGGTGAATCATCTCCAGAGGCAAAAGGGGACAACCCTCATATTGCCGAGGGTACTCCATAACTGTCATCTCGTACTGAGACATTATGTCTGAAATTCGACTGCGCCTATCCCCTTCTCTGAAATTGAACACCATGAAAGAAGCATCCGGATAGTGATCCTGTAGCTGAGCCACGACCCCCCCAACATAAACCTTGTACTCCTCTTCCTCCAACACATTCTTGGAGAAGCAACAATCAAAAACTGCATAAACAGTCAAGTATTACACAAAAATTCATTCTGACACTAAACAGAAACAACTGTTACTGCAAGACACAACAACTATAATCTCAGTAACAACAAGCAAGGTTCTAAACGAGGGGCTCCAAACACGATTCAGGATACAACTTCAAGATTTAGTAATTACAATCACATTGCAACTCCAGTGGTGACAAcatttgtgtttaatttttcacAATACGAAGAATTCTGCCAAAACTGCGACTGCAACTACATCATAAAACCTTGAGGACGAGTACAAAAGTCTCACTCAAAACACATCTTCCACACAAAATCAACATTCCTTTCTGGAGTTTCTACTTAAAAATCCTCTGCTGACGAATCACTACAGAGACTACTATTTTATTCAAGTCACTCCAAATCCAACCCTCTCGTTCCACATTTTTGTTACATCTTGAATAACCCTTATCCCAAACACCCTCCCAAACCTGAAAAACATGACCAACAGGAATAGACCAAACCCAATGACacagaaaacccagaaacagAAACAGAGTCCACATTGTCACTGCATTACCATAAACCcacttgaaaaaaaattcagaaaccGAGGTC
This Vigna angularis cultivar LongXiaoDou No.4 chromosome 4, ASM1680809v1, whole genome shotgun sequence DNA region includes the following protein-coding sequences:
- the LOC108331698 gene encoding formin-like protein 20 — encoded protein: MALFRRFFYRKPPDHLLEISDRLYVFDCCFSKNVLEEEEYKVYVGGVVAQLQDHYPDASFMVFNFREGDRRSRISDIMSQYEMTVMEYPRQYEGCPLLPLEMIHHFLRSSESWLSLESQQNVLLMHCERGGWPVLAFMLAGLLLYRKQYNGEHKTLEMVYKQAPKELLHLLSPLNPQPSHLRYLQYISRRHLGSRWPPSETPLYLDCIILRVLPLFDGGKGCRPVVRVYGPDPSKPSNRSSKLLSSTSMGQNHVRHYLQAECMLVKIDIRCHVQGDVVLECIHLSDDFVREEVMFRVMFHTAFVRSNILTLSRDEIDIQWDAKDQFPKDFKFEVLFLDADAVMPNLNTVDASDTECASPEAEEFYEAEEIFSSVIDVLEGKGDYDFPMVHDSGVDDGSHKEIWKEYSDPHTFLDSVLDDGINQQVDDARYKLDKGVVLDTHAVKDIGVDYGVTFMTKEVTLNALDKLAVKQNKYGEDNNKTEQDLESELGLQVLDISRPKSDKLLISSEKTQLPSNSKPMQEPHGFQANYAKPNVTTRSVPSSKGSLQDSINFSHPPSRNNSSPLTLSYVTSENKEIIDAKGNSTSSSHVSEVIAFMDTINDLKSCDGDNSISSDAVPEIGSNCPVKETSLQLANQAPQQSYDQMLQLHPPPPPPPPPIFGQNTHWKSVGPPSPPIANGVIPSKVSLAPPPPPPPPPPLQSTNEPSLPSTSISPTTFKAPPPAPRPPHYPSPPLSKSTRLPPPPLGTAPPAPPPPPPLSAAPPPPPPPPSLSRGSPPPPPLPPSSRAPPPPSSSSLSRAPPPPPPPNRGPPPTTMPGGTAPPPPSGGRGQPHTGTRATLAHSPHVPLGGAPFPSPIGTDTRGKGRGLGRPTGAGAMGTRKSSLKPLHWSKVTRALQGSLWDELQRRGELQITQEFDVSEIEKLFSANVPKPADSDGKSGGRRKSVGSKADKIHLIDLRRANNTEIMLTKVKMPLPDMMAAVLAMDDSVLDVDQVENLIKFCPTKEEIELLKGYTGDKENLGKCEKYFLELMKVPRVESKLRVFSFKIQFGTQITEFKKSLHTVNSACEEVRNSFKLKEIMKKILYLGNTLNQGTARGSAIGFKLDSLLKLTDTRASNSKMTLMHFLCKVLAERFPGLLDFHLDLISLEAATKIQLKSLAEEMQAIIRGLEKVKQELAASENDGPVTEVFRKTSKEFIAVAGSEVASVTNLYSVVGRNADALALYFGEDPTRCPFEQVTATLLNFTRLFLKAHEENFKQTVLEKKKADKEAEMEKAKGINFIRKSGKDEEES